The proteins below come from a single Prolixibacter sp. NT017 genomic window:
- a CDS encoding hemerythrin domain-containing protein — protein sequence MKKFNRPSNHPFGKPNEERRQFMKNGLLLGSLAGIAGLGLLPGCEKEEGEDVAPPEDLMREHGALNRILLIYDTCRIHLSTGESFDVSVLNNSAQIIRNFIEDYHEKLEENYLFPRFEKANLLTDLVATLRKQHKAGRDVTAQIIQLANMNSLSNEDNAKQMIELLRSFNTMYRPHEAREDTVLFPALRKIISRNEFYSLGEDFEKKEHELFGQDGFESVVEKVADLEKKLGIYDLSQFTPQKL from the coding sequence ATGAAAAAATTCAACCGACCATCCAATCATCCTTTCGGAAAGCCGAATGAAGAACGACGCCAATTCATGAAAAACGGTCTGCTGTTAGGCTCACTTGCCGGAATAGCTGGTTTGGGGCTCCTGCCGGGTTGCGAAAAGGAAGAAGGCGAAGATGTGGCTCCGCCGGAAGACCTGATGCGTGAACACGGCGCACTGAACCGGATTCTACTTATCTACGATACCTGCCGAATACACTTGTCCACTGGCGAATCGTTCGATGTATCGGTCCTCAACAACTCAGCCCAAATCATTCGGAATTTTATCGAGGATTACCACGAAAAGCTGGAGGAAAACTACCTGTTCCCTCGTTTCGAAAAGGCCAACTTGCTGACTGATTTAGTTGCAACGCTGCGTAAACAGCACAAAGCTGGTCGCGACGTAACCGCCCAAATCATCCAACTGGCGAACATGAATTCCCTTTCGAATGAAGACAATGCGAAACAGATGATTGAGTTGCTGCGATCATTCAATACGATGTACCGTCCGCACGAAGCCCGGGAAGACACGGTGCTTTTCCCTGCCTTACGGAAGATTATCTCTAGAAACGAATTTTACTCGTTGGGGGAAGATTTTGAAAAGAAAGAACACGAACTATTCGGGCAGGACGGCTTCGAAAGCGTCGTGGAAAAAGTAGCCGATCTCGAAAAGAAACTCGGTATATACGATTTGAGCCAGTTCACACCACAAAAACTATAA
- a CDS encoding DoxX family protein, producing the protein MSEKNNLLNRLLVTVHNNSALLIRLTVGLIFLSEGIQKFLFPDALGTGRFVRIGFSHAEFWAYLTAVFETASALLILPGLFTRIASIPLLIIMITAFVATKWPILMHEGFWTFAHEYRTDFAMTVLLIYLLLYGSGKISIDYRLSKRLKQKS; encoded by the coding sequence ATGTCAGAAAAGAATAACCTTCTTAACCGCCTCCTCGTAACCGTACACAACAACAGCGCACTTCTCATCAGGTTAACTGTCGGGCTCATTTTTCTGTCGGAGGGAATCCAGAAGTTTCTTTTCCCAGATGCCCTGGGAACCGGCCGTTTTGTGAGAATTGGTTTTAGCCATGCCGAATTCTGGGCTTACCTCACTGCTGTCTTCGAGACTGCCTCCGCTCTGCTCATCCTCCCGGGATTATTTACCCGAATCGCCTCCATTCCACTGCTCATCATCATGATAACAGCTTTTGTCGCTACCAAATGGCCCATACTGATGCACGAAGGATTCTGGACTTTTGCTCATGAATACCGCACGGACTTTGCCATGACAGTGCTGCTTATCTATCTGCTTCTCTACGGAAGTGGCAAAATTTCCATCGATTACCGATTATCAAAACGATTAAAACAGAAATCATGA
- a CDS encoding integron integrase codes for MEHTEFLDEVRDIIHKNHFSSSTEKSYLAWIYRFIIFNNKQHPKEMGAPEVTEYLDYLSQKRSVSPSTRNQALNALVFLYTKVLSIPFDDFHSKHFKIKKKLPTILTREEVQEILNDLQGEFRLMASLIYGSGLKLNECLRLRIRDINIEKEEIIVRDENNEMERKTLLPSLLIPRLSRQIQKISIQFEENKLIPGFAGTNLPEPIQKAHPEAAMEWDWQYLFPSGKPSTENGSEKLFQHHIHENHLQKAVKEAVRHTGISKHVSCYTFRHSFATHLLEDGYCIETVQRLLGHKDIRNTMVYKQVLNNNRFTVRSPLDI; via the coding sequence ATGGAGCACACTGAGTTTTTAGATGAAGTCAGGGATATCATCCACAAAAACCATTTCAGCAGCAGTACCGAAAAGAGTTACCTGGCTTGGATATACCGCTTCATCATCTTCAACAACAAGCAACACCCGAAGGAGATGGGTGCCCCCGAAGTAACTGAATACCTTGATTACCTGAGCCAAAAGCGCAGTGTTTCCCCCTCGACCCGCAACCAGGCACTCAATGCACTTGTTTTTCTGTATACCAAAGTGTTGAGTATTCCCTTTGATGATTTCCATTCGAAACATTTCAAAATCAAGAAAAAACTACCAACGATTTTGACTCGCGAAGAGGTGCAGGAGATTCTGAACGACCTGCAGGGAGAGTTCCGTTTGATGGCGTCGTTAATTTACGGCAGTGGTTTGAAACTGAACGAATGTCTGCGCTTACGTATTCGTGATATCAATATAGAGAAAGAAGAAATCATTGTCCGGGACGAAAACAACGAGATGGAACGAAAGACCTTGTTGCCATCGCTGCTCATTCCACGATTATCCAGACAAATCCAAAAAATCAGTATCCAATTCGAAGAAAACAAATTAATCCCAGGCTTTGCAGGTACCAACCTTCCGGAACCTATCCAAAAAGCACATCCCGAAGCAGCGATGGAATGGGACTGGCAATACCTTTTTCCTTCCGGGAAACCGAGTACCGAGAATGGCTCAGAGAAGCTTTTCCAACACCACATTCATGAAAATCACCTGCAAAAAGCCGTAAAAGAAGCGGTACGCCATACCGGAATTTCCAAACATGTTTCCTGTTATACTTTCCGGCATAGCTTTGCCACTCATCTTTTAGAAGACGGTTATTGCATCGAAACGGTTCAACGATTACTGGGACACAAAGACATCCGGAATACTATGGTTTACAAGCAAGTACTAAACAACAATCGATTCACTGTGCGCAGTCCTCTTGATATATAA
- a CDS encoding dienelactone hydrolase family protein encodes MIRTETITYHDADQTFEGKISWDDSLNGKKPGILIAHAFGGQSDFETGKSVELAELGYVGMAIDIYGKGRRASNPEEAAKLMAEFNNDRALLLKRMELSLKTLRDHPEVDEDKTGAIGFCFGGKCALDLARSGADVKGVVSLHGMFDKPGLPEENPIKASILVLHGWDDPLAKPEMFVEFANEMTERKADWQMHAFGHTGHAFTNPKANAPERGLFYQPTSSKRAWKAMADFFEEMFV; translated from the coding sequence ATGATTCGGACAGAAACAATTACTTACCACGATGCAGACCAGACCTTCGAAGGGAAAATCAGTTGGGACGATTCCCTTAACGGGAAAAAACCGGGCATTCTCATTGCCCATGCTTTCGGCGGTCAATCTGATTTTGAAACAGGAAAATCAGTCGAACTGGCCGAACTGGGCTACGTTGGAATGGCTATCGACATTTACGGGAAAGGACGCCGGGCTTCTAATCCGGAAGAAGCCGCTAAGCTAATGGCCGAGTTCAACAATGATCGCGCCTTGCTGCTGAAACGCATGGAACTTTCGTTGAAAACACTGCGGGATCATCCGGAGGTAGATGAAGATAAAACAGGCGCTATTGGATTTTGCTTCGGCGGGAAATGTGCCCTCGACCTGGCTCGTTCAGGAGCCGATGTAAAAGGTGTTGTTAGCCTTCACGGCATGTTTGATAAGCCCGGCCTTCCGGAAGAAAACCCAATAAAGGCTTCCATACTTGTGCTTCATGGCTGGGACGATCCACTGGCAAAACCAGAAATGTTTGTAGAATTCGCCAATGAAATGACCGAAAGAAAGGCCGACTGGCAGATGCACGCCTTTGGACATACCGGCCACGCCTTTACCAATCCAAAAGCCAACGCGCCCGAAAGAGGATTATTTTATCAACCCACATCAAGCAAAAGAGCCTGGAAAGCCATGGCTGACTTCTTTGAAGAAATGTTTGTATAA
- a CDS encoding class I SAM-dependent methyltransferase, with product MSKREKKDIGGRLAGKGVFPHEMAFTLLIPLRNMFLSPRQLIKRLELNPSSKVLEVGPGPGYFSVKVAKAIPDGELVLADIQQEMLDYAKKRVDKRGLTNVSYSLCNGQTFPFPDEYFDRIFLVTVIGEVENQEAYLKEFLRILKKGGILSISELAGDPDKMSTTEIKALCENAGFTLDKIHGNKRNYTANFRKE from the coding sequence ATGAGCAAACGAGAGAAAAAGGACATCGGCGGCAGGCTGGCCGGCAAAGGCGTGTTTCCCCACGAAATGGCTTTTACCCTGCTCATTCCCTTGCGGAATATGTTTCTCTCGCCCAGGCAGCTCATCAAACGACTCGAACTGAATCCATCGTCCAAAGTACTGGAAGTAGGTCCCGGACCGGGCTATTTTAGCGTGAAAGTGGCAAAAGCCATTCCCGACGGCGAACTGGTACTGGCCGACATTCAGCAGGAAATGCTCGATTATGCCAAAAAGCGCGTCGACAAACGGGGCCTTACCAACGTATCGTATTCGCTTTGCAACGGCCAGACTTTCCCTTTCCCCGACGAATATTTCGATCGCATCTTCCTGGTCACTGTTATTGGTGAAGTCGAAAACCAGGAAGCTTACCTCAAAGAGTTCCTCAGGATACTGAAAAAGGGAGGCATCCTCTCCATCTCGGAACTTGCGGGCGACCCGGACAAAATGAGCACCACCGAAATTAAAGCACTCTGTGAAAATGCCGGATTCACGTTAGACAAAATTCACGGTAACAAACGAAATTACACCGCCAATTTTCGAAAGGAATAA
- a CDS encoding HU family DNA-binding protein — MSINYKVIPRKNPGNITADPKYYASINSKGRRNNRYIAKQIADRSSLNEMDVLSVIEGFLQIVPTTLTDGYTVDLGDFGTMNLIAKSQAAETEEDFNSSLIEGAKVAFRPGKLFRKELNAAEFVKLNHAE; from the coding sequence ATGAGTATCAATTACAAGGTGATACCGCGGAAAAATCCGGGTAATATTACCGCAGATCCCAAGTATTATGCGTCGATCAACAGCAAAGGACGCAGAAACAACCGCTACATTGCCAAGCAAATTGCCGACCGCTCTTCCCTCAACGAAATGGATGTATTATCGGTTATCGAAGGTTTCCTGCAAATTGTTCCCACAACCCTAACCGACGGCTATACTGTCGACCTGGGTGATTTTGGCACCATGAACCTGATAGCCAAAAGTCAGGCTGCCGAAACCGAAGAGGATTTTAACAGTAGTTTAATTGAAGGCGCTAAAGTAGCTTTCCGCCCCGGAAAGCTGTTCCGTAAAGAACTGAATGCCGCGGAATTCGTCAAACTCAACCACGCCGAATAG
- a CDS encoding MFS transporter, producing MTNFEVSFPGLKISCFTLKNQPGEWNFFSMHTPGNTHWSKTLKGLKNTFRSLQYRNYRLFFGGQSISLIGTWIQRIAMPWLVYHLTGSVVLLGVVGFAGQIPTFLLASYAGVITDRRNRYHILIATQVLAMLQALTLALLFFLGIIQVWHIIALSILLGLINAFDVPARQSFVIEMVEKKQDLGNAIALNSSMVNGARLLGPSIAGVLIAVTGEGVCFLINGLSYLVVIASLLNMKVTPRQISKKTTRIIEELKEGYHYTFGFAPIKSIILLLALVSLMGMPYNVLMPVFAKEVLHGDSHTFGFLMGASGLGAITGAMYLASRKNVIGLERLIPAAAAVFGLGLIAFSQSRFFWLSMPLMVITGLGMMLTMASSNTVIQTVVDDSKRGRVMSFYAMAFMGTAPFGSLFAGAVAKAVGAPLTLTIGGVAVVLGALLFARQLPKIREGILPVYREMGIRSGKQ from the coding sequence ATGACTAATTTTGAGGTTTCATTCCCCGGCTTAAAGATCTCGTGTTTTACGTTAAAGAACCAACCGGGAGAATGGAACTTCTTCTCTATGCATACACCCGGAAACACACATTGGTCGAAAACCCTGAAGGGACTAAAGAATACCTTTCGTTCGCTGCAATACCGCAATTACCGGCTTTTCTTCGGGGGACAAAGCATCTCACTCATCGGTACCTGGATTCAGCGCATCGCCATGCCTTGGTTGGTGTATCACCTGACCGGCTCAGTAGTTCTATTAGGTGTTGTCGGCTTTGCCGGCCAAATCCCTACTTTCCTGCTGGCCTCCTATGCCGGTGTTATTACCGACCGCCGGAACCGCTACCATATTCTGATTGCCACCCAGGTACTCGCCATGCTGCAGGCACTTACCCTGGCGCTGCTTTTCTTTCTCGGCATCATCCAGGTTTGGCACATCATTGCCCTCAGCATTTTGCTTGGCCTCATCAATGCATTCGATGTGCCCGCCCGGCAGTCGTTCGTTATAGAGATGGTGGAGAAGAAGCAGGATTTAGGCAACGCCATTGCGCTGAACTCCTCCATGGTGAACGGTGCCCGATTACTGGGCCCCTCCATTGCGGGCGTGTTGATTGCCGTTACCGGAGAAGGTGTTTGCTTCCTCATCAACGGGCTGAGTTACCTGGTGGTCATCGCGTCGTTGCTGAATATGAAAGTCACTCCGCGTCAAATCAGCAAAAAGACGACACGCATCATCGAGGAACTGAAGGAAGGTTATCACTACACGTTTGGCTTTGCGCCCATCAAATCCATCATTCTGCTGCTGGCATTGGTCAGCCTGATGGGCATGCCTTACAATGTACTAATGCCGGTATTTGCCAAAGAGGTCCTTCACGGCGACTCACATACCTTTGGTTTCCTGATGGGCGCTTCAGGGCTGGGAGCCATTACAGGCGCCATGTACCTGGCTTCGCGTAAGAATGTGATTGGCCTGGAACGACTGATTCCGGCAGCAGCTGCCGTTTTCGGACTGGGACTGATTGCCTTTTCGCAATCCCGGTTTTTCTGGTTGTCGATGCCACTGATGGTCATTACCGGCCTTGGAATGATGCTGACGATGGCCTCCAGCAACACGGTGATTCAAACGGTGGTCGACGACAGCAAGCGTGGCCGCGTGATGAGTTTTTATGCGATGGCTTTTATGGGCACTGCGCCTTTCGGAAGTTTGTTTGCCGGAGCCGTCGCGAAAGCCGTCGGTGCCCCGCTGACGTTAACGATTGGCGGTGTGGCTGTTGTTCTGGGCGCCCTCCTGTTTGCCCGCCAACTTCCCAAAATCCGGGAAGGCATCTTACCGGTGTACCGGGAAATGGGGATTCGCTCCGGAAAACAATAG